In Mycoplasmopsis cynos, the following are encoded in one genomic region:
- a CDS encoding YbaB/EbfC family nucleoid-associated protein — protein sequence MNPELIKRLKSMQKELETKQAELESKEFVVEKQGIKITALGSREIQNIELDEILIDPEDKELLQDLLVVAFNELMDKIQEAQEELTPNNMPGGFPF from the coding sequence ATGAACCCAGAATTAATTAAAAGACTTAAATCAATGCAAAAAGAACTTGAAACTAAACAAGCAGAATTAGAATCAAAAGAATTTGTAGTAGAAAAACAAGGAATTAAAATAACAGCTCTAGGAAGTCGTGAAATTCAAAATATAGAATTAGATGAAATTTTAATTGACCCTGAAGACAAAGAATTATTGCAAGATTTATTAGTTGTTGCATTTAATGAATTGATGGATAAAATCCAAGAAGCCCAAGAAGAACTTACTCCTAATAATATGCCTGGTGGATTTCCGTTTTAA
- the rsmI gene encoding 16S rRNA (cytidine(1402)-2'-O)-methyltransferase yields MSKIYVVGTPIGNLSDITIRALEILKNVPIIACEDTRVTQKLLDKYQIIGKKLITYNAFTEETTSLKIIDYVLNKNQDVAIVSDAGMPCVSDPGFEIIKLARMQNIELEIIPGVSAVITGFVGAAFSNTFSFLGFVKDKSEQRKKEFKQQIINENHSYIYYVSPHKLLDCLNDIYEVFDDNIKICLVKELTKIHETWYFDSVSNLISIFMKKPSIKGEFTLCLMKPKLKHQKKNKYQEFSKVN; encoded by the coding sequence ATGAGTAAAATTTATGTTGTTGGAACGCCGATAGGAAATCTTAGCGACATTACAATTCGTGCTTTAGAAATATTAAAAAATGTTCCAATAATTGCCTGTGAAGACACAAGAGTAACTCAAAAATTACTTGATAAATATCAAATTATTGGCAAAAAGTTAATAACATACAATGCTTTTACAGAAGAAACTACTTCATTGAAAATAATTGATTATGTTTTAAATAAAAATCAAGATGTTGCCATTGTGAGTGATGCCGGAATGCCTTGTGTTTCTGACCCCGGATTTGAAATCATTAAATTAGCTCGTATGCAAAATATCGAGCTTGAAATTATCCCAGGTGTTAGTGCTGTTATAACAGGTTTTGTTGGCGCAGCATTTAGTAATACATTTAGTTTTTTAGGTTTTGTAAAAGATAAATCTGAACAAAGAAAAAAAGAATTTAAACAACAAATTATAAATGAAAATCATTCATATATTTATTATGTTTCACCACATAAATTACTTGATTGTTTAAATGATATTTATGAAGTTTTTGATGATAATATTAAGATTTGTTTAGTGAAAGAATTAACTAAAATCCATGAAACTTGATATTTTGATTCTGTTTCAAATTTAATTAGCATATTTATGAAAAAGCCTAGTATTAAAGGCGAGTTTACTCTTTGCTTAATGAAACCTAAGTTAAAACATCAAAAGAAGAATAAATACCAAGAATTTAGTAAAGTAAATTAA
- the tmk gene encoding dTMP kinase translates to MFITLEGLDGSGKTTIMKEIAIRLKQKYSKLELIETREPGGKDLKEAERIREIILDNKSDLSPVAEAMLYSTSRRIHLEKIIWPAIKENKLVLCDRYIDSFYAYQGFARGLGYKFVKNLTTLIIDGAIPDITIFLDATPSDSKKRRQESRLFEDRLENETYEFHEKVYSGYKQLINEDPKRFIIVNAMLSLNEVCDNIMEKLEQNQKFKNFVKEL, encoded by the coding sequence ATGTTTATAACACTTGAAGGTCTTGATGGTAGCGGTAAAACTACAATAATGAAAGAAATCGCGATTAGATTAAAACAAAAATATTCGAAACTTGAATTGATAGAAACACGCGAACCAGGTGGAAAGGATCTTAAAGAGGCCGAAAGAATTAGAGAGATAATTTTAGATAATAAAAGTGACCTTTCGCCAGTTGCTGAAGCGATGTTATATTCAACAAGTAGAAGAATACATTTAGAAAAAATTATTTGGCCAGCTATAAAGGAGAATAAACTTGTTTTATGCGATAGATACATTGACAGTTTTTATGCATATCAAGGCTTTGCGCGAGGCCTAGGTTATAAATTTGTTAAAAATCTAACTACATTAATAATAGATGGAGCAATTCCTGATATTACAATATTTTTAGATGCTACACCTAGTGATTCAAAAAAAAGAAGACAAGAATCACGTTTATTTGAAGACCGCTTAGAGAATGAAACATATGAATTTCATGAAAAAGTATATAGTGGCTATAAACAATTAATTAATGAAGATCCAAAACGTTTTATCATTGTTAATGCAATGTTAAGTTTGAATGAAGTGTGTGATAATATAATGGAAAAACTTGAACAAAATCAAAAATTTAAGAATTTTGTTAAAGAATTATAA
- the tuf gene encoding elongation factor Tu — MAKLDFDRSKEHVNVGTIGHVDHGKTTLTAAIATVLAKKGLSEARDYASIDNAPEEKARGITINTSHIEYQTEKRHYAHVDCPGHADYVKNMITGAAQMDGAILVVAATDGPMPQTREHILLSKQVGVPRIVVFLNKVDMLEGEEEMIELVEVEIRSLLSEYGFDGDNAPIIRGSALKALEGDAKYEEKILELMDAVDSYIETPVKEYDKPFLMAVEDVFTITGRGTVATGRVERGTLKLNEEVEIVGLKSTKKTVVTGIEMFRKNLKEAIAGDNAGLLLRGVNRDDVERGQVLAKPGSIVPHTEFEAAIYVLKKEEGGRHTPFFKNYKPQFYFRTTDVTGGVEFEAGREMVMPGENVNLKVKLIAPIAVEEGTKFSIREGGRTVGAGSVTKIVK; from the coding sequence ATGGCAAAATTAGATTTTGACCGTAGTAAAGAGCACGTTAACGTTGGTACAATTGGACACGTTGACCATGGTAAAACTACATTAACAGCAGCTATTGCTACTGTTTTAGCTAAAAAAGGATTATCAGAAGCTCGTGATTATGCTTCTATTGATAATGCACCCGAAGAAAAAGCACGTGGGATAACAATTAACACATCACACATTGAATATCAAACAGAAAAACGTCACTATGCACACGTTGACTGTCCTGGTCACGCTGATTACGTTAAGAACATGATTACAGGAGCAGCTCAAATGGATGGTGCTATCTTAGTTGTTGCTGCAACAGATGGGCCTATGCCTCAAACACGTGAACACATTCTTTTATCTAAACAAGTTGGTGTTCCGCGTATCGTTGTTTTCTTAAACAAAGTTGATATGTTAGAAGGTGAAGAAGAAATGATTGAATTAGTTGAAGTTGAAATTCGTAGCCTTTTATCAGAATATGGATTTGATGGAGATAATGCGCCAATTATTCGTGGTTCAGCTTTAAAAGCACTTGAAGGTGATGCTAAATACGAAGAAAAAATATTAGAATTAATGGACGCAGTTGATTCATATATTGAAACACCTGTTAAAGAATATGACAAACCATTCTTAATGGCTGTTGAGGACGTATTTACAATTACAGGACGTGGAACAGTTGCTACTGGACGTGTTGAACGTGGAACACTTAAATTAAACGAAGAAGTTGAAATTGTTGGATTAAAATCTACTAAGAAAACAGTTGTTACAGGAATTGAAATGTTCCGTAAAAATCTTAAAGAAGCTATCGCGGGAGACAATGCAGGATTATTACTTCGTGGAGTTAACCGTGATGATGTAGAACGTGGACAAGTTCTTGCTAAACCAGGTTCAATCGTTCCTCACACAGAATTTGAAGCTGCTATTTATGTTCTTAAAAAAGAAGAAGGTGGACGTCACACACCATTCTTCAAGAACTATAAACCACAATTCTATTTCCGTACAACAGATGTTACAGGTGGAGTTGAATTCGAAGCTGGACGTGAAATGGTTATGCCAGGTGAAAACGTTAACTTAAAAGTTAAATTAATTGCACCTATCGCTGTTGAAGAAGGAACAAAATTCTCAATTCGTGAAGGTGGACGTACAGTTGGTGCTGGTTCAGTAACAAAAATCGTTAAATAA
- a CDS encoding TIGR01906 family membrane protein, which translates to MKLFIKLFLYSLLSISILFFIFTFSIIPPIIIKPFYYYHLAHFDYKSIDFNNGQMDYNQLKSAYDELFNYLIFNKKFGTGELDFSQSGMQHFEDVRRLFMVNFIVFGVTLFIIILVLIVSKLIKQKISFIKSGFIASIILLLLIVIISIFAARDFEFAFRKFHEIFFPGKTNWNFNPNTDEIIKILPITFFRDSAIFITILIFAFVLFFIVFQVIIFLRNYKRKER; encoded by the coding sequence ATGAAACTATTTATTAAACTATTTTTATATTCGTTATTGAGTATTTCGATATTATTTTTTATTTTTACATTTTCAATAATCCCTCCAATTATTATTAAACCATTTTATTATTATCACTTAGCTCACTTTGATTATAAATCAATTGATTTTAATAATGGACAAATGGACTATAACCAATTAAAAAGTGCTTATGATGAGTTATTTAACTACTTAATATTTAATAAAAAATTCGGAACTGGCGAATTAGATTTTTCACAATCGGGAATGCAACATTTTGAAGATGTTAGAAGACTATTTATGGTCAATTTTATCGTTTTTGGAGTGACACTTTTTATAATTATTTTAGTTTTAATAGTTTCAAAGTTAATCAAACAAAAAATAAGTTTTATTAAATCAGGTTTTATTGCTTCAATAATTTTATTATTACTAATTGTCATTATTAGTATTTTTGCTGCAAGAGATTTTGAATTTGCATTTAGAAAATTTCATGAGATATTTTTTCCAGGAAAAACTAATTGAAACTTTAATCCTAATACTGATGAAATCATTAAAATATTACCAATTACTTTTTTTAGGGATAGTGCAATTTTTATCACAATTTTGATTTTTGCTTTCGTCTTATTTTTTATTGTTTTTCAAGTTATTATCTTTTTGAGAAATTACAAGCGAAAAGAAAGATAA
- a CDS encoding trigger factor-related chaperone produces the protein MKHIIKDFKIDGTEWIKIQNDALKFLESKNQKINQQVILDYAVDAYGDHILNNEFKLNNQKIKENKYYFRPIILNKKFSINEFTFQLKSYYLDEEFTKNLKIDQCKKVPFSMNPEYETQINEFTKSYINNFKFRDKKEINSVINEGDVVHIEALHKGTNRVNKFEIIASSDIKDDYKDVNYLENKLIGKNVGETFTFEANKDVSLEIKIEEAFTITPEPITDENAYKIGIEELKTLDDVKKYIRKSILEQIISETLFEFGWRVIESIRESNEKIELPDDLVNNDIEAFQFESDFVGDKKEVVEDAIISFFWFNFVAHTFDISIFNKEINYEIKRVKTFLNMENNNDINIRKIADAILLKKLALKILEETDKSFIEKFKDYIVFE, from the coding sequence ATGAAACACATAATAAAAGATTTTAAAATCGACGGAACTGAATGAATTAAGATTCAAAATGATGCATTAAAATTTTTAGAATCCAAAAATCAAAAAATTAATCAACAAGTTATTTTAGATTATGCAGTCGATGCTTATGGAGATCATATTTTAAACAATGAATTTAAATTAAATAATCAAAAAATTAAAGAAAATAAATATTATTTTAGACCAATTATTTTAAATAAAAAATTCAGTATCAATGAATTTACATTTCAATTAAAATCATATTATCTAGATGAAGAATTTACTAAAAATTTAAAAATAGATCAATGCAAGAAAGTTCCATTTAGTATGAATCCTGAATATGAAACACAAATTAATGAATTCACAAAATCATACATCAATAATTTTAAATTTAGGGATAAAAAAGAAATCAATTCAGTAATAAATGAAGGTGATGTGGTCCATATTGAAGCGTTGCACAAAGGTACAAATCGTGTTAATAAATTTGAAATTATAGCATCAAGTGATATAAAAGATGATTATAAAGATGTTAATTATTTAGAAAATAAGTTAATTGGTAAAAATGTAGGTGAAACATTTACTTTTGAAGCTAATAAAGATGTATCATTAGAAATTAAAATAGAAGAAGCATTCACTATTACACCAGAACCAATCACAGATGAAAATGCATATAAAATAGGTATTGAAGAATTGAAAACACTAGATGATGTCAAAAAATACATCCGTAAATCTATATTAGAACAAATTATTTCAGAAACACTATTCGAATTTGGATGAAGGGTAATTGAGTCAATTAGAGAATCTAATGAAAAAATTGAATTACCTGATGATCTAGTCAATAATGATATTGAAGCTTTTCAATTTGAATCTGACTTTGTAGGAGATAAAAAAGAAGTTGTTGAGGATGCTATTATATCATTTTTCTGATTTAACTTCGTTGCGCACACCTTTGACATTTCAATATTTAATAAAGAAATAAATTATGAAATTAAAAGAGTTAAGACATTTTTAAATATGGAAAATAATAATGATATAAACATTAGAAAGATTGCTGATGCAATTTTACTTAAAAAGCTTGCTTTAAAGATTTTAGAAGAAACCGATAAATCATTTATAGAAAAATTTAAAGATTATATTGTTTTTGAATAA
- a CDS encoding toprim domain-containing protein, which yields MFNSDKINNFISRLIKLPGITKKSAEKIVYWIFETDESEVNLLANAFRNVKENTTFCQMCTNPIFNDEECEICTDDSRENKLLVVESLQILNKIEKANFFKGKYFVFGKKLKSDYLIEKEIDLINKLSEYAKGFDEVILGISPNFDGEIIKYVLRKYLKNNAKKISELAIGLPIGSSVDYIDEMTLKQSLINRTKE from the coding sequence ATGTTTAATTCAGATAAGATCAATAATTTTATTTCAAGACTTATAAAGTTGCCAGGAATAACTAAAAAATCAGCGGAAAAGATAGTTTATTGAATTTTTGAAACCGATGAATCAGAGGTAAATCTATTAGCAAATGCATTTAGAAATGTGAAAGAAAACACTACTTTTTGTCAAATGTGTACTAATCCTATTTTTAATGATGAAGAATGTGAAATTTGTACAGATGATTCTAGAGAAAATAAATTATTAGTAGTCGAATCACTGCAAATACTTAATAAAATAGAAAAAGCTAATTTTTTCAAAGGAAAGTATTTTGTATTTGGTAAGAAATTAAAAAGTGATTATTTAATTGAAAAAGAAATAGATTTGATTAATAAATTAAGTGAATATGCAAAAGGATTTGATGAAGTAATTTTAGGAATTTCACCAAATTTTGATGGTGAAATTATCAAATATGTTCTAAGAAAATATTTAAAAAATAATGCAAAAAAAATAAGTGAATTAGCAATTGGACTTCCAATTGGTTCCTCAGTTGATTATATTGATGAAATGACACTTAAACAATCACTTATTAATAGAACAAAAGAATAA
- a CDS encoding DNA polymerase III subunit gives MQEVYLHFQKLVKTDKLSHLYLIDASKILDIKNVIYNIVQILNQVNDKTFIFKEIDFNDLYPNIFYFDIKKAVHKKEELRNFFSSTNIASVLENQKKIIIVENIEFASNEALNAILKEIEEPSKNTCILLITKNPKSLLATIISRAQYIKLKEDEYADIIKNFDINETNEFTPVAIKFAYNSLDLAKEFNSKKYQDLFKQYTDLMKALITKKHNYFPQFYIAINDDLNKEDMNRTMFILSFIKMCILGLNNRNNFFIKNEFFEKISEINSLILKYPKIFIWVKHINEFLNNLSLNASFKIQKSVMLLKLGEIYE, from the coding sequence ATGCAAGAAGTTTATTTACATTTTCAAAAACTTGTTAAAACTGATAAATTATCACACTTATATTTAATTGATGCTTCTAAAATATTGGATATAAAAAATGTTATTTATAATATTGTCCAAATTTTGAATCAGGTAAATGATAAAACATTCATTTTTAAAGAGATTGATTTTAATGATCTTTATCCAAATATTTTTTATTTTGATATTAAAAAAGCTGTTCATAAAAAAGAAGAATTAAGAAATTTTTTTAGTAGTACAAATATCGCTTCCGTTTTAGAAAATCAGAAAAAAATAATTATTGTTGAAAATATCGAATTTGCTTCAAATGAAGCCTTAAATGCAATTTTAAAAGAGATTGAAGAACCATCAAAAAATACTTGCATTTTATTAATAACAAAAAATCCAAAGTCGCTATTAGCAACGATTATTTCTAGAGCTCAATATATCAAACTAAAAGAAGATGAATATGCTGACATTATTAAAAATTTTGATATTAATGAAACAAACGAATTTACCCCTGTAGCAATTAAATTTGCTTATAATTCATTAGATTTAGCTAAGGAATTTAATTCAAAAAAGTATCAAGATTTATTTAAACAATACACAGATTTAATGAAGGCTTTAATAACAAAAAAACATAATTATTTTCCACAATTTTATATTGCCATAAATGACGATTTAAATAAAGAAGATATGAATAGAACTATGTTTATATTAAGTTTTATTAAAATGTGCATTTTAGGATTAAATAATAGGAACAATTTTTTTATAAAAAATGAGTTTTTTGAAAAAATAAGTGAAATAAATTCTCTAATTTTAAAATATCCAAAAATATTTATTTGAGTTAAACATATTAATGAATTTTTAAATAATTTATCATTAAATGCAAGTTTTAAAATTCAAAAAAGTGTTATGTTGCTTAAATTAGGAGAAATTTATGAGTAA
- the dnaX gene encoding DNA polymerase III subunit gamma/tau, whose translation MSEYKSLYRKYRPRSFEQVVGQEHVVKTLKNILVNEKINHAYLFSGPKGTGKTSIAKIFATVLNCVHSVDSTAACNDCLKKVDINLDIIEMDAASNNGVDEVRFLKEKIEQAPINGKYKVYIIDEVHMMSKSAFNALLKTLEEPPKHTVFILATTDPQKIPLTILSRVQRYNFKRMSDLEIINHLKKVLDNEKIEYDDEALKIIALLSSGGMRDALSIADQMASFYENKITLEGLEKNFGVVSIDNYINLLNSLIKGDIKSVIKQVNEFNINGADASRLINGLININKEWLLYYKTKERSFLKWINLEQCLKLKLSVKNSLIIYQELYEVLGKISRHEFPFELLQIALISLIEKLDILTELTLNENKIEPIKNTKPYIETSPIKKDIIPEQNNTISEKEEVDDDFFVQAKKDNFLKSKIKIEDTNFPKHEQIFNDAKEVLNNTKEYFFKINDQTGEINDLTSEIESLQSDANTSEQIIDANEINFFDNNFKIETYEEYMHNVLNLLLFAKYKKSDCAKQYAALKRNDEMITSDVSSEYLKEKELLKNTKIIGATRNAIVFCVENYEILEKLKNKAKDYNLQSYIDYLFNDGYKTLYFISSNEKDQIIEKFNSFRTSDGKIKIPFQLIEPKPPTLINPKRNDNAEDIYKTFFEKKKED comes from the coding sequence ATGAGTGAATATAAATCACTATATCGTAAATATCGTCCAAGAAGTTTTGAACAAGTTGTAGGACAAGAACATGTTGTAAAAACACTTAAAAATATTCTTGTAAATGAAAAAATAAATCATGCATATTTGTTTTCTGGTCCAAAAGGAACAGGAAAAACATCAATAGCCAAGATTTTTGCCACTGTATTGAATTGCGTTCATAGTGTTGATTCAACAGCTGCTTGCAATGATTGTTTAAAAAAAGTTGATATAAATTTAGATATTATTGAGATGGATGCCGCTTCTAATAATGGTGTTGATGAAGTTAGATTTTTGAAAGAAAAAATTGAACAAGCACCAATTAATGGGAAATACAAAGTTTATATCATAGATGAAGTGCATATGATGAGTAAAAGTGCATTTAATGCCCTTTTAAAAACTTTAGAAGAACCACCAAAGCATACTGTTTTTATTTTAGCTACAACTGATCCACAAAAAATACCTTTAACTATTTTATCAAGAGTGCAGAGATACAACTTTAAGAGAATGAGTGATTTAGAAATCATAAATCATTTAAAAAAAGTTTTAGATAATGAAAAGATAGAGTATGATGATGAAGCGTTAAAAATAATTGCTTTATTGTCTTCTGGCGGTATGCGTGATGCTTTATCAATTGCTGATCAAATGGCTTCATTTTATGAAAATAAAATTACACTTGAAGGATTAGAAAAAAATTTCGGTGTCGTTTCAATTGATAATTATATTAATCTTTTAAATAGCCTTATTAAAGGGGATATAAAAAGTGTTATAAAGCAAGTTAATGAGTTTAATATAAATGGTGCTGATGCTAGTAGATTAATTAATGGTTTAATAAACATTAATAAGGAGTGGTTATTATATTATAAAACCAAAGAAAGAAGTTTTTTAAAGTGAATTAATTTAGAGCAATGTTTAAAGCTCAAATTAAGTGTTAAAAATAGTTTGATAATCTATCAAGAACTTTATGAGGTTTTAGGGAAGATATCTAGACATGAGTTTCCGTTTGAATTGTTACAAATTGCATTAATTTCTCTAATTGAAAAATTGGATATATTAACAGAATTAACCTTAAATGAAAATAAAATAGAACCTATTAAAAATACAAAACCTTACATTGAAACTTCGCCCATAAAAAAAGATATAATACCTGAACAAAACAATACAATTAGTGAAAAAGAAGAAGTAGATGATGATTTTTTTGTTCAAGCAAAAAAAGATAATTTTTTAAAAAGTAAAATTAAAATAGAAGATACTAATTTTCCCAAGCATGAACAAATTTTTAATGATGCAAAAGAAGTTTTAAATAACACAAAAGAATACTTTTTTAAAATTAACGATCAAACAGGTGAAATTAATGATTTGACCTCCGAAATCGAATCATTACAAAGTGATGCAAATACATCTGAACAAATTATTGACGCAAATGAAATCAATTTTTTTGATAACAACTTTAAGATAGAAACTTATGAAGAATATATGCATAATGTTTTGAACTTATTATTGTTTGCTAAATATAAAAAAAGTGATTGCGCAAAGCAATATGCTGCATTAAAACGTAATGATGAAATGATTACAAGTGATGTTAGTTCGGAATATTTAAAAGAAAAAGAACTATTAAAAAATACTAAAATAATTGGTGCTACTAGAAACGCAATTGTTTTTTGTGTTGAAAATTATGAAATTTTAGAAAAATTAAAAAATAAAGCAAAAGACTACAATTTGCAATCATATATTGATTATTTATTTAATGATGGATATAAAACTTTGTATTTTATATCTTCTAATGAGAAAGATCAAATTATTGAAAAATTTAATTCATTTAGAACAAGTGATGGTAAAATAAAAATTCCATTTCAATTAATTGAACCCAAACCTCCGACATTAATAAATCCAAAAAGAAATGATAATGCGGAAGATATTTATAAAACATTTTTTGAAAAAAAGAAAGAGGACTAA
- a CDS encoding tRNA (cytidine(34)-2'-O)-methyltransferase encodes MINIVLFEPEIPPNTGNIIRTCYSLGAKLHIIKPISFDLHPKYLRRYGAGRMLSDIRHEIHNSYDDFYKKYADKNIFYITRYGLKTYEKVDYNAEFKKNSDIWLMFGTESTGIPKKILASHIEKCLRIPMVSKMRSINLANSVCVIGYEVMRQLNWKDLSIYEVEKGKDFLLKNDFDKQTEY; translated from the coding sequence ATGATAAACATTGTTTTATTCGAACCGGAAATACCACCGAATACAGGGAATATTATTAGAACATGCTATTCATTAGGCGCTAAATTACATATTATAAAACCGATTAGTTTTGATTTACATCCTAAATATTTACGCCGTTATGGCGCAGGTAGAATGTTGTCTGATATTAGACATGAAATACATAATTCTTATGATGATTTTTATAAAAAATATGCTGATAAAAATATTTTTTATATAACTAGATATGGTTTAAAAACATATGAAAAAGTTGATTATAATGCAGAATTTAAAAAAAATAGTGATATTTGATTAATGTTTGGGACAGAATCAACTGGAATACCTAAAAAAATACTAGCATCTCATATTGAGAAATGTTTAAGAATACCAATGGTTTCTAAAATGCGTTCAATTAATTTAGCTAATTCTGTTTGCGTTATTGGATATGAGGTAATGAGGCAGTTAAACTGAAAAGATTTATCTATATATGAGGTTGAAAAAGGTAAGGACTTTTTATTAAAGAATGATTTTGACAAGCAAACAGAATATTAA
- a CDS encoding TrmH family RNA methyltransferase — protein MILTSKQNIKIKELKKLHNKKFRKESNLFLISGYHLVNEALTKDIVVEILETEDSNFYQNSTKVSYDIISYLSQTTTPQKVIAVCDKRKLRKYPIKKVVALNNLQDPGNVGTIIRIAKAFNFDTVIIENLDVFNDKVIRASQGALFKLNIIETNDLESELIKLKNNDYTIYETLLNKNAQVLNSIKFVEDKMVIVFGNEANGIRPNIQKLSDLNIYIPIEFESLNVAISAGIVLDKVYNRSKDE, from the coding sequence ATGATTTTGACAAGCAAACAGAATATTAAAATAAAAGAATTAAAAAAACTTCATAATAAAAAATTTCGGAAAGAGTCTAATCTTTTTTTGATTAGTGGATATCATCTTGTTAATGAAGCTTTAACAAAGGATATAGTTGTTGAAATTTTAGAAACTGAAGATTCTAATTTTTATCAAAATTCAACAAAAGTTAGTTATGACATAATTAGTTATTTATCACAAACAACAACACCTCAGAAAGTAATTGCTGTTTGTGATAAAAGAAAATTACGTAAATATCCAATAAAAAAGGTTGTAGCTTTAAATAATCTTCAAGATCCAGGTAATGTTGGAACAATTATTAGAATTGCAAAGGCCTTTAATTTTGATACTGTAATTATTGAAAATTTAGATGTTTTTAATGATAAAGTAATAAGAGCTAGTCAAGGTGCATTATTCAAATTAAATATTATTGAAACAAATGATCTTGAAAGTGAATTGATTAAATTAAAAAATAATGATTATACAATTTATGAGACACTTTTAAATAAAAATGCCCAAGTTCTTAATTCAATAAAATTTGTAGAAGATAAAATGGTAATTGTTTTTGGTAATGAAGCAAATGGAATTAGACCAAATATTCAAAAACTTTCTGATTTAAATATTTATATTCCAATTGAATTTGAAAGTCTTAATGTAGCTATTTCTGCTGGTATTGTATTAGATAAGGTTTATAATAGGAGTAAAGATGAATAA